The Sulfitobacter pacificus genomic sequence CATTTGCGCTTGCGACTGGGCCTCTTGCCCCCGTGCCGGGTGATCCCCATCGCAACAAGGAGTAACCCAAATGACCAACCACTACGTCGCCACCGTCCCCGTCAAGTTCACCGATACCGATGGCCAGGAGCGCACCCGTTTTCAGCGCGTGGGTGCGATGTTCCGCAACACCCGCAATGGGGATGGCTCAGAGTTCTTCAGCCTCAAGCTCGACTTCCCGGTCGCGGTATCGGAGCTGGTGATGTTCCCGCCGAGCGCAAAGGACCCCCAGGACTGAATCCTCTGACGCGGCTCTGCGGGCTGCTGGGGAAGCGGACACCAAGGCTGCCTGAGACTGAGTGCGACGTAAGTATATAATTGACATCTAGGTATATTATCGTAAGTTGGGGGCAGCCTTGGTGGAAGGTGGCAGGAAATAGGGGGTCTTTCTTCGCATGTCTCGCTCGAAACGTCTCACCAGTGCGCAACGCATGGAGATCGTTCGCGAAGCTGCGGAAGGCGTTTCCACTTCAGTGCTGGCGGAACGGTTTGGCGTGTCGGTGCGGGCGATCCAGTACACGCTCAAAGCCGATGCCGAGCGCCAGACGGATACCGCAATTCCGGTCTCAGCGATCAGTGTGAAGGTCACGGCTGCGGAGCTTGCGGCGTTCGACGAGGTGCTGGCCGAGGCCGGGATCGAGAGCCGTGCCGAGGGGTTGCGGCGGCTCATTCAGGCGGCGGGTGGGGTGTTTGTCCCGGACGCGCAGATGGCGGCCGAGATGGCGCGTTACCGCGCCTCTCTGCACGAGGTCGGCAATGGGGTCGCGCAAATCGCCAAGCAGATGACGCGGGCCAACCGGATGGGGCAGGGGGCCGTGGGGGGCACGAGTGCCGAGTTCACCGAATTGCGCCTCGCCCAGATGCGTGGGCTGGCGCGGTTCATTCTGGATTCTGCTGACGAGATCGATCTGCTTCTGCGCCGCCGTCGTGACACGATGCAGCTCGAGGCTACGGCCGCTTTGAGGGAGTTTGCCCATGCGGCTGAATGATGCTGTCCATGCCGTCACGGGCGAGGTCTTCCGGGATGGCTGGAGCCGCGTCCGGGGCTCGATGCAGGGGTTGCATGTGGCCAAGCAGACCCAGCTTGTGCGCGCGGCAGCAGGGCACCGGCCAGCAGTCTTCAAGGCGATCCGGGGCGGGGGCACGCATACCAAATCGCAGCTCGCAAACCAGCTCGATTACCTCACCACCAAGTCCACGCATATCGTCGACTCGAGCGGGTTCTTGGATGGCAAGGCGAAGCTCGAGGCGGGTGACATCAAGGACCTGACCGAGCGCTTTGCCAAGCGGTGGGATGCGGGCTTCAAGCCCAAGCTCGGACAGACCACCCACATGCTCATGTCCTTCCCCATCGGCACGCGCGGCGAGGATGTGCGCGATATCGCGGCGGATGTGGCTGAGCGGTTCTTCCAGACCGATGAGGGGCATTTCGACTACATCATCGCGGTGCATGAGGACCGCGATCACCCGCATGCGCATCTGGTGCTGAACCGCCGCTCG encodes the following:
- a CDS encoding helix-turn-helix domain-containing protein — translated: MSRSKRLTSAQRMEIVREAAEGVSTSVLAERFGVSVRAIQYTLKADAERQTDTAIPVSAISVKVTAAELAAFDEVLAEAGIESRAEGLRRLIQAAGGVFVPDAQMAAEMARYRASLHEVGNGVAQIAKQMTRANRMGQGAVGGTSAEFTELRLAQMRGLARFILDSADEIDLLLRRRRDTMQLEATAALREFAHAAE